In Ptychodera flava strain L36383 unplaced genomic scaffold, AS_Pfla_20210202 Scaffold_91__1_contigs__length_413411_pilon, whole genome shotgun sequence, one genomic interval encodes:
- the LOC139129096 gene encoding estradiol 17-beta-dehydrogenase 1-like has product MYPLEGVPFDVNRQIMETNFFGALRTIQKVIPNMKKRRSGRIINIGSTAGVIGFPFSDGYCAAKFALEGLSESLVAVLKQFDVHISMVVFGLVMTPLLQGLGGNLNMNEDAVGEETRELMQKSMTSKRWQSTGVDFIQTVGQAAEVIVSVIEDPYPKLRYTNREEIRELLSLKLKDLSGENVVAHQMKYFET; this is encoded by the exons ATGTACCCGCTAGAGGGCGTACCATTTGACGTCAATCGTCAGATAATGGAGACAAACTTCTTCGGAGCTCTGAGGACAATTCAAAAGGTCATACCTAATATGAAGAAAAGAAGATCTGGTAGAATTATAAACATTGGAAGTACGGCAGGTGTTATCG GTTTTCCATTCAGTGACGGTTACTGTGCAGCAAAGTTTGCTTTGGAGGGTTTGTCGGAATCACTTGTGGCAGTTTTGAAGCAATTTGACGTACA CATCAGCATGGTTGTATTCGGCCTTGTGATGACACCACTTCTGCAGGGACTAGGTGGAAACTTGAATATGAATGAAGATGCCGTTGGTGAGGAAACGCGCGAGTTGATGCAAAAGAGTATGACTTCGAAACGCTGGCAAAGTACCGGCgtcgatttcattcaaaccGTGGGACAGGCAGCGGAAGTCATCGTCTCAGTTATTGAAGACCCATATCCAAAGTTAAGATACACAAATAGAGAAGAAATAAGAGAACTCTTGTCCCTTAAGTTAAAAGATTTGAGTGGTGAGAACGTTGTCGCTCATCagatgaaatattttgagaCTTAA